One Pleurocapsa sp. PCC 7327 DNA segment encodes these proteins:
- a CDS encoding heme A synthase, translating into MTESILRSQIEASQKPFPTESPVQKWMRRLVWKIAIATLLLMAVGSATRVMNAGLACPDWPLCYGQLIPSQQMNLQVFLEWFHRLDAALIGCSTIALVGLSGWYRRNLPNWLPWASIFALGLIVFQGILGGLTVTELLRFDIVTAHLGTAMTFLSTLIVIAISLTPYQGTGTGAKLTWVGLTAAILVYLQSLLGGLVASRWALHQCLGTSQLCAVMNSHILGVIPATLGCLAVVVMTWRTPALAPVMRKLASVVGGLVALQILLGIATFRLRLQVEPLTVAHHTVGAALLATLVAFSVFALRDRVSYR; encoded by the coding sequence ATGACAGAATCGATTCTTCGCTCTCAGATCGAAGCCTCCCAAAAACCTTTCCCAACCGAGTCGCCAGTCCAAAAGTGGATGCGTCGTTTAGTATGGAAGATAGCGATCGCAACGCTGCTATTAATGGCAGTTGGCAGTGCCACCAGGGTCATGAATGCCGGACTAGCCTGTCCCGACTGGCCCCTATGTTACGGACAACTAATTCCCAGCCAGCAGATGAACCTTCAGGTATTTTTGGAGTGGTTTCATCGCTTGGATGCCGCTTTAATCGGCTGTAGCACGATCGCGCTGGTCGGTTTATCGGGGTGGTATCGGCGAAACCTTCCCAATTGGCTGCCATGGGCTTCCATATTTGCTCTGGGGTTAATCGTTTTCCAAGGTATCCTGGGCGGACTGACCGTAACTGAACTGCTGCGGTTTGATATCGTAACCGCTCACTTGGGCACGGCAATGACATTTTTGAGTACGTTAATCGTCATTGCAATCAGCCTGACTCCCTACCAAGGTACGGGCACGGGGGCTAAGTTAACTTGGGTTGGATTGACGGCTGCTATTCTGGTTTACTTACAAAGTTTGCTGGGCGGCTTAGTCGCCTCTCGCTGGGCGCTCCATCAATGTTTGGGAACTTCTCAGCTTTGCGCAGTGATGAACAGTCACATTCTGGGGGTCATCCCCGCAACGTTGGGATGTTTAGCCGTCGTGGTTATGACCTGGCGAACTCCCGCACTGGCTCCAGTTATGCGAAAACTCGCCTCGGTTGTGGGGGGGTTAGTCGCCCTACAAATCTTACTGGGGATTGCGACCTTCCGGTTGCGTTTGCAAGTAGAACCCCTGACGGTTGCCCATCATACAGTAGGCGCTGCTTTACTCGCTACTCTAGTAGCTTTTAGCGTCTTCGCGCTACGCGATCGCGTCAGTTATCGATAA
- a CDS encoding cytochrome c oxidase subunit II has product MNIPSNIITLIIGIVLTLVSLWYGQNHGLLPVAASQEAEQVDGIFNFMMTIATGLFLLIEGVLLYCVFKFRRRKGDKTDGPPIEGNVPLEVLWTAIPTAIVLVLAIYSFEVYNNMGGLNPMASHDMGSHQMTHQTAVPPSSSEQVALASDANGQRIALGLGASPNEQAKEPPLTVNVNGIQYAWIFTYPSAGIVSGELHVPVGQPIQLNISAGDVIHAFWVPQLRIKQDAIPGRDAQLTFTATRTGKYPVICAELCGAYHGGMKTYLYVQTPEEYNQWVQDNTLAQKEDFNKAVAVNSANVSNGEFLAPYTQEMGIEAETLDQLHALHHSMVSTNHN; this is encoded by the coding sequence GTGAATATTCCAAGCAACATCATTACACTGATTATCGGGATCGTCTTAACCCTAGTCAGCCTCTGGTATGGTCAAAACCACGGTTTATTACCCGTTGCTGCTTCCCAAGAGGCAGAGCAGGTAGACGGAATCTTCAATTTCATGATGACCATTGCCACGGGTCTATTTCTTCTGATCGAAGGCGTACTTCTCTATTGTGTCTTTAAATTTCGCAGGCGCAAAGGGGATAAAACCGACGGTCCTCCCATCGAAGGCAACGTGCCGCTAGAAGTTCTGTGGACGGCAATTCCCACCGCGATTGTCTTGGTTCTCGCTATCTACAGTTTTGAGGTCTACAACAATATGGGAGGTCTCAATCCAATGGCTTCTCACGACATGGGATCGCACCAAATGACTCATCAGACGGCAGTTCCCCCATCTTCCTCCGAGCAAGTGGCACTTGCCTCAGATGCCAATGGTCAACGAATCGCTCTCGGATTGGGTGCTTCTCCAAACGAGCAAGCGAAAGAGCCACCCCTAACGGTTAATGTCAACGGCATTCAATATGCTTGGATTTTTACCTATCCAAGTGCGGGGATCGTTTCTGGCGAGTTGCACGTTCCTGTAGGACAACCGATTCAACTCAATATATCGGCGGGCGATGTCATACATGCCTTTTGGGTGCCACAATTGCGGATTAAGCAAGATGCGATTCCGGGACGAGATGCCCAACTGACCTTTACGGCTACTCGCACTGGCAAATATCCTGTTATCTGCGCCGAACTCTGCGGGGCTTACCATGGCGGCATGAAGACCTATCTTTACGTTCAAACCCCAGAAGAATACAACCAATGGGTACAAGACAATACCCTCGCTCAAAAAGAAGATTTTAATAAGGCAGTAGCCGTTAATTCAGCTAACGTTTCCAATGGCGAATTTTTAGCGCCCTATACCCAAGAAATGGGGATTGAAGCTGAAACCTTAGACCAATTACACGCCTTACATCATTCGATGGTTAGCACGAATCACAACTAA
- the ctaD gene encoding cytochrome c oxidase subunit I, which produces MTTISAETQTIPKPSEHRQRKWQDYFTFNTDHKVIGIQYLVTSFFFFVVGGVEATIMRTELATPDPDFVSPEFYNQLLTLHGTTMIFLWIVPAGAAFANFLIPLMIGAEDMAFPRLNAVAFWMFPIGGVLLLLSFLVGPAQAGWTSYPPLSLISGKWGEEIWILSVLIAGTSSILGAINFVTTILKMRIPDMDLHSMPLFCWSMLATSSLILIATPVLAAALILLSFDLIAGTHFFNPTGGGDPVVYQHMFWFYSHPAVYIMILPFFGVISEVLPVHSRKSIFGYRAIAYSSLAIAFLGLIVWAHHMFTSGTPGWLRMFFMATTMLIAVPTGIKVFSWCATIWGGKINLDSPMLFALGFISSFLIGGLTGVMVASVPFDIHVHDTYFVVGHLHYVLFGGSVLGLFAGFYHWFPKMTGRMFNQTLGRIHFALTFIGLNLTFMPMHELGLLGMNRRIALYDVEFQPLNVLATVGAYITAVSMFPFVINVIWSLIKGEKAGRNPWGALTLEWQTSSPPIIENFEEEPVLWAGPYEYGIDAETSGEEESIAELLAKVGSESR; this is translated from the coding sequence ATGACGACCATATCAGCAGAAACTCAAACGATTCCTAAGCCTTCCGAACACAGACAACGGAAGTGGCAAGACTATTTCACCTTTAACACCGACCATAAGGTGATCGGAATACAATATCTGGTCACTTCGTTTTTCTTCTTTGTTGTCGGCGGTGTAGAAGCAACGATCATGCGAACCGAGTTGGCAACTCCCGATCCCGATTTTGTCAGTCCCGAATTTTACAATCAACTGCTGACGTTGCACGGAACGACCATGATCTTTTTGTGGATCGTACCAGCCGGAGCAGCATTTGCCAATTTCTTGATTCCGTTGATGATCGGTGCTGAGGATATGGCATTTCCTCGCCTGAATGCAGTTGCCTTTTGGATGTTTCCCATCGGTGGCGTGTTGCTGTTGTTGAGCTTTTTAGTCGGACCCGCCCAAGCTGGATGGACGTCTTACCCTCCGTTGAGCTTGATTTCTGGCAAGTGGGGCGAGGAGATTTGGATTCTGAGCGTCTTAATTGCGGGAACCTCTTCGATTTTAGGGGCAATTAACTTTGTCACCACGATTTTGAAGATGCGGATACCCGATATGGATCTCCACAGCATGCCTTTGTTTTGCTGGTCAATGCTGGCGACTTCATCGCTAATTTTGATAGCTACTCCGGTTTTAGCAGCCGCTTTGATTCTGCTGTCTTTCGATCTGATTGCCGGGACGCATTTCTTTAATCCGACTGGCGGAGGCGATCCGGTTGTTTACCAACATATGTTTTGGTTTTACTCCCATCCAGCTGTATATATCATGATTTTGCCCTTTTTTGGGGTGATATCGGAGGTTTTACCCGTTCACTCTCGCAAATCGATTTTTGGCTATCGGGCGATCGCTTACTCCAGTTTGGCGATCGCATTTTTGGGCTTAATCGTTTGGGCGCACCACATGTTTACTAGCGGCACTCCTGGCTGGTTGCGGATGTTCTTCATGGCAACTACTATGCTTATTGCCGTGCCGACAGGAATTAAAGTCTTTAGCTGGTGTGCCACGATTTGGGGAGGCAAAATCAACCTCGATAGCCCCATGCTATTTGCGCTAGGCTTCATCTCCTCCTTCTTGATTGGCGGTTTAACTGGGGTCATGGTTGCCTCGGTTCCCTTTGACATCCACGTTCACGACACCTATTTTGTCGTCGGACACCTTCATTACGTCCTCTTTGGCGGGAGTGTCTTAGGGCTATTCGCCGGGTTCTATCATTGGTTCCCCAAGATGACAGGGCGGATGTTCAATCAAACCCTGGGCAGAATTCACTTTGCGCTCACCTTCATCGGTTTAAACCTCACCTTCATGCCAATGCACGAACTTGGGTTATTGGGAATGAATCGCCGAATTGCTTTGTATGATGTCGAATTTCAGCCCTTGAACGTACTCGCGACAGTTGGGGCATACATCACGGCAGTTTCGATGTTTCCCTTCGTTATTAACGTTATTTGGAGCCTCATTAAAGGCGAAAAAGCCGGACGCAATCCTTGGGGTGCTTTGACGTTAGAATGGCAAACCAGTTCGCCTCCGATTATTGAAAACTTTGAAGAAGAACCCGTTCTCTGGGCAGGCCCCTACGAATACGGCATCGATGCAGAAACCTCTGGCGAAGAGGAATCGATCGCCGAGTTGCTTGCTAAGGTCGGTTCTGAATCGAGGTAA
- a CDS encoding heme-copper oxidase subunit III — MQGSTVDEAKIALNYRPAEATVHHGAHADHRIFGVVMFLVAESMIFFGLFSAFLIYRSVTPVWPPEGTPELERLLPSINTAILIASSFVMHRGQSAIKKNDVAGLQLWLGITAIMGAIFLAGQLYEYFHLEFGLTTNVFASSFYVLTGFHGLHVTVGLLLILAVMWRSLKKGHYSSESFFGVEAAELYWHFVDVVWIILFTLVYLL, encoded by the coding sequence ATGCAAGGATCGACTGTAGACGAAGCGAAAATCGCGCTCAATTATCGCCCAGCAGAGGCGACCGTCCATCACGGGGCACATGCCGACCATCGGATCTTTGGAGTAGTCATGTTTCTGGTTGCCGAGAGCATGATTTTCTTCGGTCTATTTTCAGCGTTTTTGATCTACCGCAGCGTCACGCCCGTTTGGCCACCTGAAGGCACGCCAGAGTTAGAACGGCTTCTGCCGAGCATCAATACCGCCATTCTGATTGCTAGCAGTTTTGTCATGCACAGAGGACAAAGTGCTATCAAGAAGAATGATGTGGCTGGTTTGCAGCTTTGGTTGGGCATTACGGCAATTATGGGAGCGATCTTCTTAGCCGGACAGCTTTATGAGTACTTCCATTTAGAATTTGGCTTAACAACTAACGTGTTTGCCAGTTCGTTTTATGTTTTGACGGGTTTCCACGGTCTGCACGTGACGGTAGGATTGCTTCTAATTCTGGCAGTTATGTGGCGATCGCTCAAGAAGGGCCACTATTCGAGCGAAAGCTTTTTTGGCGTAGAGGCAGCAGAACTCTACTGGCACTTTGTCGATGTCGTCTGGATTATTTTGTTTACTTTGGTTTATTTGCTCTGA
- a CDS encoding glycosyltransferase family 4 protein, with amino-acid sequence MLARLTRQTNLNRQITQRKLKISLVVSDLSSRGAARWGGAVRPFLLAQALTKLGHEVKMFGVAFDRDAPPISNADIPIISIPCQYHAGFLGSAIALSQLLPKIDGDILYAVKLKPTSFGIALLKKLLSRRPLILDIDDWEMSWFGGDSWQYRPNLKQFAKDLLKSDGFLKHPDNPVYLKWMESLVSHADAVTIHTQFIKERFGGIYIPNGKDTTLFSPEKYNPEASRLKYGLDGYKILMFPGAPRPYKGLEDVLIALDKLNREDLRLVIVGGSPYDNYDKQLMEQWGRWIIKLPKSPVQEMPEIVSAAHIIVVPQRDTPAALAQFPLKLTDGMAMAKPVLATRVGDIPEILGDTGYLVDANAPEQIAARIAWIFEHLDEANEKGKRARKRCVERYSIEAMANILSGVIERVAISDRQLRNLPISDR; translated from the coding sequence ATGCTAGCTCGTCTAACTCGACAGACCAACTTGAACCGACAGATAACCCAACGAAAGCTGAAAATTTCTCTAGTTGTGAGCGATTTATCCAGTCGCGGCGCTGCTAGATGGGGAGGCGCAGTTCGTCCCTTCTTGCTGGCTCAAGCTTTAACGAAGCTGGGTCACGAAGTCAAGATGTTCGGCGTAGCTTTCGATCGCGATGCTCCCCCCATATCGAATGCGGATATTCCCATTATTTCTATTCCCTGTCAATATCATGCGGGTTTTTTGGGTTCGGCGATCGCACTGAGCCAACTTTTACCCAAAATCGACGGCGATATTCTCTACGCAGTCAAGCTAAAACCCACTAGCTTCGGCATCGCGTTACTCAAAAAATTATTGAGTCGCCGTCCGCTCATTTTAGATATCGATGATTGGGAAATGAGTTGGTTTGGCGGCGACAGTTGGCAATATCGTCCCAATTTAAAGCAGTTTGCCAAGGATCTGCTCAAATCGGATGGTTTCCTCAAACACCCCGACAATCCCGTCTATCTCAAGTGGATGGAAAGCTTAGTCTCTCATGCCGATGCAGTTACCATCCATACCCAGTTTATCAAAGAGCGTTTTGGGGGAATTTATATTCCCAATGGCAAAGATACAACTCTATTTTCTCCAGAAAAATATAATCCCGAAGCAAGCCGCCTCAAGTACGGGTTAGATGGCTACAAAATCTTGATGTTTCCTGGGGCACCCCGTCCCTATAAAGGACTCGAAGATGTCTTAATTGCTCTAGATAAACTAAATCGAGAGGACTTGAGACTGGTCATTGTCGGCGGCAGTCCCTATGATAACTACGACAAGCAACTAATGGAACAATGGGGACGGTGGATTATTAAGCTACCGAAATCTCCCGTGCAGGAAATGCCAGAGATCGTCTCTGCCGCTCATATTATCGTCGTGCCCCAACGCGATACGCCAGCCGCCCTGGCTCAGTTTCCCCTCAAACTGACCGATGGAATGGCAATGGCAAAACCAGTATTGGCGACGCGAGTTGGAGATATTCCCGAAATTTTAGGCGATACGGGGTATTTAGTCGATGCGAATGCCCCGGAGCAAATTGCAGCTCGAATTGCGTGGATTTTTGAGCATCTAGATGAAGCTAACGAAAAAGGCAAACGGGCAAGAAAACGATGTGTAGAGCGCTATAGTATCGAGGCGATGGCGAATATTTTGTCTGGAGTGATAGAGCGCGTTGCGATTAGCGATCGCCAACTAAGGAATCTTCCAATCAGCGATCGCTAA
- a CDS encoding CHAT domain-containing protein, translated as MARKRRVFSIRIQSFLRAVAGRKYRRLIGLFLVALFGLISSLTIPAWSSVRPEKESPALEFARKGQQRYNAGQFAEAAELWQQAADAYRRAGDREGSTKSLINKSQALQDLGLYPKACKTLLQAFALEENPDCSQQQLDGLLKTLSEKPVALSPTQAIGLRSLGDVLRRRGMLRQSKAFLGLGRSATEGSPESSAMLLSLGNTERALANQIRDRWDYEEITEIVDGQSVPAALQPYQPALNAYHQATTTTAASPLTKIQARLNCLSLLLDIQQWWLEEANRRIASGRRQQQSQQVRQAETFVSQLDAKLTQEVSTILPLVEAELTQLPSTHAAAYARINLAQSLMRLQRAEGVTSLLETALQEARSLGDQRAETYALGYLGQYYFQKGQLVEATELTRQALSLSQEQNLVGDAREVVYLWQSQLGRLLKEQGDRRNAIAAYSAAFNTLQSLRTDLNANERDVRFDFRQEVKPVYLDLADLLLASDLSENELDSLVLFSSNPNREESEASRLELARQVIEALQLAELDNFFQDPCLEESDVVVQIDDLDPQAAVIYPIVLPQRLDVIISLPGKPLQQATIPVSDREVNETLDELYDILYNESVDNSAINIFRTIPLNPEEIGENLQKLLPIFTRVYDWIVRPFEAEFEANNIETLIFALNDRLQRVPMAALYDGRQYLLEKYGIALVPSLQSIDPRQGKQEKLKVLAAGVSEQINLGGEIFPALVNVPKELAQIEQAFPASQALLNEKFTATAFQNLLAEDFPIVHLATHGLFSSNPEKTFIIAGDRKAIGIEQLRDLLSDRGTRTPELLVLSACETATGDERAVWGLAGVAVRSGARSTLATLWPVGDASTAQLMGQFYQALKEPGAKKLAALRNAQLSLIKSLRVNPPFEEFKQLPPHPYYWAPYVLVGNWQ; from the coding sequence ATGGCAAGAAAACGGCGTGTATTTTCAATTAGAATACAATCTTTTCTGAGAGCGGTTGCAGGCAGAAAATACCGCCGCCTAATCGGGCTTTTCTTGGTAGCTTTATTTGGCTTGATTTCCTCTCTCACCATCCCCGCTTGGTCGAGCGTTCGACCGGAAAAAGAAAGCCCTGCCCTAGAATTTGCCCGAAAAGGACAGCAGCGCTATAATGCCGGACAGTTTGCCGAGGCAGCCGAACTCTGGCAACAAGCAGCCGACGCTTATCGACGAGCAGGCGATCGCGAAGGCTCGACGAAAAGCCTAATTAATAAATCTCAAGCGCTCCAAGATTTAGGCTTATATCCCAAGGCTTGCAAGACCTTACTGCAAGCCTTTGCCCTAGAGGAGAATCCAGATTGCAGCCAACAGCAACTCGACGGACTGCTCAAAACCCTCTCCGAAAAGCCAGTTGCTCTTTCCCCGACTCAAGCCATTGGCTTGCGAAGCCTCGGCGACGTGCTGCGGCGGCGCGGAATGTTGAGGCAATCCAAAGCATTTTTAGGGCTTGGTCGGTCTGCAACCGAAGGCTCGCCAGAGTCGAGCGCTATGTTGCTAAGTTTGGGCAATACCGAACGCGCCTTGGCAAACCAAATTCGCGATCGCTGGGACTATGAGGAAATCACCGAGATCGTAGACGGACAATCCGTGCCAGCGGCGCTACAACCTTACCAACCAGCTTTAAACGCCTACCACCAAGCGACAACAACTACCGCCGCTTCTCCCCTAACCAAAATTCAGGCGCGACTCAATTGTCTGAGCCTTTTGCTCGATATCCAACAATGGTGGCTAGAGGAGGCGAATCGACGCATTGCTTCTGGCAGGAGACAGCAGCAATCCCAACAAGTTCGGCAGGCAGAGACTTTCGTATCTCAACTCGATGCCAAGTTGACCCAAGAAGTCAGTACTATCCTACCGCTAGTCGAAGCCGAACTGACCCAACTCCCCTCCACTCATGCCGCCGCCTACGCTCGCATTAACCTAGCTCAAAGCCTGATGCGACTTCAACGGGCGGAGGGAGTTACCTCCCTGCTAGAAACCGCGCTCCAAGAGGCTCGCAGTTTGGGCGACCAGCGAGCGGAAACTTATGCTCTGGGCTATTTAGGACAATACTATTTCCAAAAGGGACAGTTGGTTGAGGCAACCGAGTTGACTCGGCAAGCATTGAGTCTCTCTCAGGAACAAAATCTCGTGGGGGACGCGCGCGAGGTGGTCTATCTCTGGCAATCTCAGTTAGGACGCTTGCTCAAAGAACAGGGAGATCGGCGTAACGCGATCGCGGCTTACAGTGCTGCCTTCAATACCCTTCAATCCCTTCGCACCGACTTAAATGCTAACGAACGGGATGTTCGGTTTGATTTTCGCCAAGAAGTCAAACCCGTCTATCTAGATTTGGCAGATTTACTCTTAGCCTCCGACTTGAGCGAAAATGAACTAGACTCCTTGGTTTTGTTTTCTTCCAACCCCAATCGGGAGGAGTCTGAAGCTAGTCGCTTAGAATTAGCCCGCCAGGTAATAGAAGCGCTGCAACTCGCAGAACTCGACAACTTCTTTCAAGACCCCTGTTTGGAAGAATCCGATGTCGTCGTTCAAATTGACGATCTCGACCCGCAAGCCGCCGTTATCTACCCGATCGTTTTGCCGCAACGATTGGATGTCATTATATCCCTGCCCGGCAAGCCTTTGCAACAAGCGACTATTCCCGTCAGCGATCGCGAAGTCAACGAAACGTTAGACGAACTCTATGACATTCTCTACAACGAAAGCGTCGATAACTCCGCCATTAATATTTTCAGAACCATCCCGCTTAACCCAGAAGAGATAGGCGAGAATCTCCAGAAGCTGCTACCAATTTTTACCAGGGTTTATGACTGGATCGTCAGACCTTTCGAGGCGGAATTCGAGGCTAATAATATCGAAACATTAATTTTCGCGCTCAACGATCGCTTGCAAAGAGTGCCGATGGCTGCCCTCTACGACGGTCGGCAGTATTTGCTGGAAAAATACGGCATCGCTCTCGTGCCGAGCTTGCAATCGATCGATCCCAGACAAGGAAAACAAGAAAAGCTCAAAGTCTTGGCAGCCGGAGTCAGCGAGCAAATTAATTTAGGTGGAGAAATCTTTCCCGCTCTCGTTAACGTACCGAAGGAATTAGCGCAGATCGAGCAAGCCTTCCCAGCCTCTCAAGCCCTACTCAATGAAAAGTTTACCGCAACGGCTTTTCAAAATTTGCTCGCAGAAGATTTCCCGATCGTTCACTTGGCAACCCATGGGTTGTTTAGTTCTAACCCAGAAAAAACCTTTATTATTGCCGGCGATCGCAAGGCGATCGGGATCGAGCAGTTGCGGGACTTGCTGAGCGATCGAGGAACCAGAACGCCCGAACTACTAGTCCTGAGTGCCTGCGAAACGGCGACAGGCGACGAGCGAGCGGTTTGGGGACTGGCAGGCGTTGCCGTGCGATCGGGGGCGCGCAGCACTCTCGCTACGCTCTGGCCCGTAGGAGATGCTTCTACCGCCCAACTCATGGGTCAATTTTACCAAGCCCTAAAAGAACCGGGCGCGAAGAAATTAGCTGCCCTCAGAAACGCTCAGCTATCATTGATAAAATCTCTTAGGGTCAATCCACCCTTTGAGGAATTCAAGCAACTGCCTCCTCACCCCTATTACTGGGCACCTTACGTTCTGGTAGGCAATTGGCAATGA